Proteins from one Tachyglossus aculeatus isolate mTacAcu1 chromosome 23, mTacAcu1.pri, whole genome shotgun sequence genomic window:
- the MARVELD2 gene encoding MARVEL domain-containing protein 2 yields the protein MSSDGESAERRPRPRGREYDAVPVDSPPPDGTVRTLQSLRGGELAVSSDPLPPPPLPLQPPFGPELYAGEAEEPAVAPDLKPVRRFVPDSWKNFFRGKRNDPGWDTPGSDIKYISDGVECSPPASPTRPNSYQDPYGGSGGTYSSRKEGEAMLPREPYGSLGRHTQTPRTYSEKVEEYHLRYSYMKSWAGLLRILGVTELLLGAGVFACVTAYVHKDNEWYNLFGYSQPYGMGTGSLGSMYGGYYYSGPKTPFVLVVAGLAWIATLILLVLGMSMYYRTILLDSSWWPLTEFGINVALFILYMTAAIVYVNDTNRGGLCYYPLFNTPVNAAFCRVEGGQTAAMIFLFVTMIVYLIGAIICLKLWRHEAARRQREYPDRQEVNTPSFQPKRTVHDMATGDDRRRDQEVSFRELKAVDLKPELLSGHIPSGHIPKPIIMPDYVAKYPVIQTDDERERYKAVFKDQFSEYKELSAEVQAVLRKFDELDAMMSKLPHHPENRQEHERIAKILQEFKKKKNDPTFLEKKERCDYLKNKLSHIKQRIQDYDKVMNWNVQGFS from the exons ATGTCGTCCGACGGCGAATCCGCCGAGAGGAGACCCAGGCCCCGAGGCAGGGAGTACGACGCGGTGCCCGTGGACTCCCCTCCACCGGACGGGACGGTCAGAACGCTTCAGAGCCTCCGAGGCGGCGAGCTGGCCGTGAGTTCGGATCCCCtgccgccccctcctctccctctacagccgcCCTTCGGCCCCGAGCTCTACGCCGGCGAGGCCGAAGAGCCGGCCGTGGCTCCGGACCTCAAGCCCGTGAGGCGGTTCGTTCCCGACTCGTGGAAGAACTTCTTCAGAGGGAAGAGGAATGATCCGGGATGGGACACGCCGGGCTCTGACATCAAGTACATTTCCGACGGAGTGGAGTGTTCTCCGCCAGCCTCTCCGACGAGGCCCAACTCCTATCAGGATCCCTACGGAGGGTCAGGTGGAACCTACAGTTCGCGGAAAGAAGGGGAGGCGATGCTTCCTCGAGAGCCCTACGGGTCTCTGGGACGTCACACGCAGACCCCGAGGACTTACAGCGAGAAGGTGGAAGAGTACCACCTGAGGTACTCCTACATGAAGTCGTGGGCAGGGTTGCTGAGGATCCTGGGGGTGACGGAGCTGCTCTTAGGGGCGGGCGTCTTCGCCTGCGTCACCGCCTACGTCCATAAGGATAACGAGTGGTACAACTTGTTCGGCTACTCCCAGCCCTACGGAATGGGGACCGGCAGCCTGGGCAGTATGTACGGAGGCTACTACTACAGTGGGCCGAAAACCCCCTTTGTGCTTGTGGTCGCTGGTTTGGCGTGGATCGCCACCCTCATCCTGCTGGTACTGGGCATGTCCATGTACTACCGGACCATCCTGCTCGATTCCAGCTGGTGGCCCCTGACGGAGTTCGGAATCAACGTGGCCCTGTTCATCCTGTACATGACCGCGGCCATCGTTTACGTCAACGACACGAACCGGGGTGGGCTCTGCTATTACCCGTTATTCAACACCCCGGTGAACGCGGCGTTTTGCCGGGTGGAAGGAGGACAGACGGCAGCGATGATATTTCTGTTCGTCACGATGATCGTTTATCTCATCGGTGCCATCATTTGCCTGAAACTCTGGAGGCATGAAgccgccaggaggcagagagaatatCCGGACCGACAAGAA GTGAATACACCATCTTTTCAGCCCAAAAGGACTGTG CATGACATGGCCACTGGTGATGACAGGCGAAGAGACCAGGAAGTTTCTTTCAGAGAGTTGAAAGCCGTGGACTTGAAACCCGAACTCCTTAGTGGACACATCCCGTCCGGTCATATTCCTAAACCTATAATAATGCCAGATTACGTTGC aaAATACCCTGTGATTCAGACCGACGATGAGCGGGAGCGTTATAAAGCTGTGTTCAAAGATCAATTTTCCGAATATAAAGAGCTCTCTGCTGAAGTTCAGGCCGTCCTAAGAAAATTTGATGAGTTGGATGCCATGATGAGCAAATTGCCCCATCACCCAGAAAATCGACAG GAACATGAAAGAATTGCAAAAATTCTTCaagaatttaaaaagaaaaagaat GATCCTACATTCTTGGAAAAAAAGGAGCGTTGTGACTACCTGAAGAATAAGCTTTCACACATAAAACAAAGAATTCAGGACTACGATAAGGTTATGAATTGGAACGTACAAGGCTTTTCCTAA